DNA sequence from the Cohnella herbarum genome:
TTTTATTCGGACTAATCGCCGGCCAGAGCTTCGTTCTGCCGATGGCTTTACCGACAAAATAAGCCCCCGCATCCGATGCCCAAATGCAAGCGAACGTTAGGGCGGACCAGAAGATTCCATGTTCAAGCTCCCTGGTCAGCGCCATGTAGTGGAAACCCGTGCCCACATATACGGCCCCGAGGAAGAGCACGCTAACATGCTCTAGTTGTATACGGTTTTTGCTGATTACGGTTCCGCAAAGAAGGATGAACATAAGAACCCAAACGATAGTCATATCGGAAGGCAATTCCCAATCCGCCGGCAAACTTGGAATGGCGATCAGGAATACCGCCACGAATCCGATTAACACATCCGGTCGCAACCAATTTTGTCCGTTTAACCTAACGTACTCCCAATAACCGATAAGCGCCAGGAGTAGGAGCAAACCGGCGTAGAACCAGCCTCCCGCGATTAGAAGGCCGATGAACGCGGTTCCGGCAACCACGCCCGTAACAATCCGCTGACCCATGGTGTCAAAGCCCCCCGTATCGGCGCGCGCGTCTTTGATACTCGCGGACGGCGTCATATAGATGTTGTTCGCTGAATTCCGGCCAATAGACGTCGGTAAACCAAAATTCGCTGTAAGCTAACTGCCACAACATGAAATTGCTTAACCGCAGCTCTCCGCTCGTTCGGATGAGCAAATCCGGGTCCGGAAGTCCGTTCGATAAAAGGTATTTCTCGAAATCAGGTTCCTCTATCGCGTCTAGATCTATTTGACCGGCCACGGCTTGGCGCGCCAATTGCTTAGCTGCATCCAACATCTCTAGCCGGCTGCCGTAATTCAATGCAAAATTCAATATAAGTCCGGTATTGTGCTGCGTCTGTCGAACGGCTTCTTCCACTGCCGCTATCGTATGATCGGGAAGAAGATCCCGATTGCCCATCATTTTAACCTGAACGTTATTTTCCATCAGCTCGCCCAATTCCAACGACAAAAATTCCTGCGGTAATTTCATCAGGAACTCCACTTCCGCTTTAGGGCGTTTCCAATTTTCCGTCGAGAAAGCGTATAACGTTAGCACTTTAACGCCAATGCGGTCCGCTGCCTTCGTTATTCTCTTTACGGCCTTCATTCCGTTATGATGCCCGGCAATGCGGGGAAGTCCCCTCGCTTTAGCCCAGCGGCCGTTGCCATCCATAATAATAGCGATGTGCTCCGGAATATTGTCTCCAGTCGGGAATTCTTCCGTCTTCACTTGATGCTGCTGGATATCTTTTTCCGTGAAAACGCCGATGCGCAGCTTGCCAAGCCATTTGCTGAACAAACCCATGGTTCTTCCCCCTAATAGCAGGCAACACTACCCTGCTAGCTTACCAAAAGAGAATAAACCCCACCTTTCGGAGGGGCCTTGCGAGTTCGAATCAAACTTCCATGATCTCTTTCTCTTTAGCGACCAAGATTTTGTCCACTTCCGCTACGAAACGGTCCGTCATCTTCTGCACGTCATCTTGGTGTCGGCGGGATTCGTCTTCCGAAATTTCGCCTTTTTCTTTTTTCTTGATCTCGTCGTTCGCGTCGCGGCGAATGTTGCGAATCGCCACTTTAGCTTCTTCGCCGAATTTCTTCGTCGATTTGGCCAAATCCGCGCGTCTCTCTTCCGTTAGCGGCGGTATATTCAATCGGATAATCGATCCGTCATTCGCAGGCGTCAACCCAAGATCGGACTTCTGAATCGCTTTCTCGATTGCCGACAATGCCGTTTTGTCCCAAGGAGTAATAATGAGCGTACGGGAATCGGGCGTATTGATGGAGCCCATTTGATTAACGGGCGTTGGCGTACCGTAATAATCGGCTTGCACCCGGTCCAACATAGCGGCCGAAGCCCGGCCCGCTCTTAAAGTTAAGAGGTCGCGCTTCAACGCGCCCAATGCTTTCTCCATACGTTCTTCCGCGTCTTTCTTGATTCCCTGCGGCATTAGTCGATACTCCCCTTCACTATGGTACCGATTTTCTCGCCCATGACGGCACGTTTAATATTCCCTTCCTCGGTAATCGCAAATACGAGAAGCGGTATATTATTGTCCATACAAAGCGAGGAAGCGGTTGAATCCATAACGCCTAAGTTTTTGTTGAGCACATCCATATACGTCAGTTGTTCGTATTTCTCTGCCGTTGCGTCCTTGAACGGATCCGCGCTATAGACGCCGTCTACTTTGTTCTTCGCCATTAAGATCACTTCAGCTTCGATCTCGGCCGCTCTTAACGCCGCGGTCGTGTCCGTCGAGAAGAACGGATTGCCCGTTCCGGCTGCGAAAATAACGACGCGGCCTTTCTCTAAATGGCGTATCGCGCGTCGACGGATATACGGCTCCGCAATTTGTTGCATCGCGATCGATGTTTGAACCCGGGTAGGTACATCCATTTGCTCTAAAGCATCCTGCAACGCGAGCGAGTTCATTACGGTTGCCAGCATGCCCATGTAATCCGCGGTCGCGCGATCGATGCCCTTCTGGCTGCCGGCGATTCCCCGCCAGATATTGCCTCCGCCGCATACGATTGCAACCTCTACTCCAAGTGCGATAACTTCCTTGATCTGCTCCGCAATCGACAAGATGGTCGTTGCGTCGATGCCGTAACCGTTAGGACCGGATAACGACTCGCCGCTCACCTTTAATACCACACGTTTATAAACGGGACGTTCCAACGTTTTGTACCTCCAACCTGTCAGATGGTCAAGCAAAATGACTGATAGTTAAAAAAGAGGGAACACGCCGTGTTCCCGAAAGGGTGTTGCTTTTCGCTTATTGTTTAACTTGAGCCATAACTTCTTCTACGAAGTTATCCACTTTTTTCTCCAAGCCTTCGCCCAGCTCGTAACGAACGAATCTGCGGATGGAGATTTTTTCGCCGATCGCGGCGATTTTTTCGTTCAGCAACGTCGTGATCGTTTTGTCTTGATCCTTCACGAACACTTGCTCCATGAGACAGTTTTCCTCATAGTATTTGTTCATGCGGCCTTCGACCATTTTGTCGACGATTTTTTCCGGTTTGCCTTCGTTAAGCGCTTGGTTGCGGAGAATTTCTTTCTCTTTGTCAAGCTCGTCTTGGGAAACTTCTTCACGGCTCAAGAACTTAGGATTAGCTGCCGCGATTTGCATGGCGATGTCTTTAACGAATGC
Encoded proteins:
- the tsf gene encoding translation elongation factor Ts, which encodes MAVNAADVKTLRERTGAGMLDCKKALDEANGDLTRAAELLREKGLSAAAKKGDRVATEGIVESYIHAGGRIGVLVEVNCETDFVGKTDQFRAFVKDIAMQIAAANPKFLSREEVSQDELDKEKEILRNQALNEGKPEKIVDKMVEGRMNKYYEENCLMEQVFVKDQDKTITTLLNEKIAAIGEKISIRRFVRYELGEGLEKKVDNFVEEVMAQVKQ
- a CDS encoding isoprenyl transferase; protein product: MGLFSKWLGKLRIGVFTEKDIQQHQVKTEEFPTGDNIPEHIAIIMDGNGRWAKARGLPRIAGHHNGMKAVKRITKAADRIGVKVLTLYAFSTENWKRPKAEVEFLMKLPQEFLSLELGELMENNVQVKMMGNRDLLPDHTIAAVEEAVRQTQHNTGLILNFALNYGSRLEMLDAAKQLARQAVAGQIDLDAIEEPDFEKYLLSNGLPDPDLLIRTSGELRLSNFMLWQLAYSEFWFTDVYWPEFSEQHLYDAVREYQRRARRYGGL
- the frr gene encoding ribosome recycling factor, translating into MPQGIKKDAEERMEKALGALKRDLLTLRAGRASAAMLDRVQADYYGTPTPVNQMGSINTPDSRTLIITPWDKTALSAIEKAIQKSDLGLTPANDGSIIRLNIPPLTEERRADLAKSTKKFGEEAKVAIRNIRRDANDEIKKKEKGEISEDESRRHQDDVQKMTDRFVAEVDKILVAKEKEIMEV
- the pyrH gene encoding UMP kinase, producing the protein MERPVYKRVVLKVSGESLSGPNGYGIDATTILSIAEQIKEVIALGVEVAIVCGGGNIWRGIAGSQKGIDRATADYMGMLATVMNSLALQDALEQMDVPTRVQTSIAMQQIAEPYIRRRAIRHLEKGRVVIFAAGTGNPFFSTDTTAALRAAEIEAEVILMAKNKVDGVYSADPFKDATAEKYEQLTYMDVLNKNLGVMDSTASSLCMDNNIPLLVFAITEEGNIKRAVMGEKIGTIVKGSID
- a CDS encoding phosphatidate cytidylyltransferase; this translates as MGQRIVTGVVAGTAFIGLLIAGGWFYAGLLLLLALIGYWEYVRLNGQNWLRPDVLIGFVAVFLIAIPSLPADWELPSDMTIVWVLMFILLCGTVISKNRIQLEHVSVLFLGAVYVGTGFHYMALTRELEHGIFWSALTFACIWASDAGAYFVGKAIGRTKLWPAISPNKTIEGALGGLVMAVAVGVIFAAFQPEWLAYGQAALIGLTAAVAGQMGDLVQSAYKRFRGVKDSGQLLPGHGGVLDRTDSWLIVFPLVHMLGLLTM